A genome region from Mycolicibacterium litorale includes the following:
- a CDS encoding DUF4334 domain-containing protein: MTRTRFDELKDRTDTIADSELDEFWATLEPVDIDFMIGEWKGGEFHTGHKANGFMERLNWFGKTFHSAADAKPLVCLDADGNKFSNTEAMKGEASLWMEEFRGQVTASMVYDGAPVHDHFKKVDDNTLLGIMNGKGALDFSSGAGRHLYFYLERV; encoded by the coding sequence ATGACCCGCACGAGGTTCGACGAGCTCAAGGACCGGACCGACACCATCGCCGACTCCGAACTCGACGAGTTCTGGGCCACGCTCGAACCGGTCGACATCGACTTCATGATCGGCGAGTGGAAGGGCGGCGAGTTCCACACCGGTCATAAGGCGAACGGCTTCATGGAGCGCCTCAACTGGTTCGGCAAGACGTTCCACTCGGCGGCCGACGCGAAACCGCTGGTCTGCCTGGACGCCGACGGCAACAAATTCTCCAACACCGAGGCGATGAAGGGCGAAGCCAGCCTCTGGATGGAGGAGTTCCGCGGCCAGGTGACCGCGTCGATGGTCTACGACGGCGCACCCGTGCACGACCACTTCAAGAAGGTCGACGACAACACCCTGCTGGGCATCATGAACGGCAAGGGCGCCCTCGACTTCAGCTCAGGGGCCGGCCGCCACCTTTACTTCTACCTCGAGCGGGTCTAA
- a CDS encoding pyridoxal phosphate-dependent aminotransferase, producing the protein MTARLRPELADIPAYTPGKTVPGAVKIASNETVHGPLPSVRAAIEKATDQINRYPDNGYLELREHLAKHLDGGAFTPEQISVGCGSVSLCQQLIQITSSVGDEVVFGWRSFEIYPLQVRTAGATPVQVPLRDHTHDLDAMLAAVTDRTRLIFVCNPNNPTSTVVDPEALARFVEAVPPHILIALDEAYVEYIRDDLLPDSFGLVRSHPNVVVLRTFSKAYGLAGLRIGYAVADPDIVTALGKVYVPFSATTVSQAAAIASIDAADELLARTDEVVAERTRVTAALRDAGFTLPPSQANFVWLPLAERTLDFVRRAAENRLVVRPYGEDGVRVTVAAPHENDAFLDFACNWIGDR; encoded by the coding sequence GTGACCGCCCGCCTACGCCCCGAACTGGCCGACATCCCGGCCTACACACCGGGTAAGACGGTTCCGGGTGCCGTCAAGATCGCCAGCAACGAGACCGTGCACGGCCCGCTGCCCAGCGTGCGGGCGGCGATCGAGAAGGCAACCGACCAGATCAACCGCTATCCCGACAACGGCTACCTCGAACTGCGCGAGCACCTGGCCAAGCACCTCGACGGCGGGGCCTTCACGCCCGAGCAGATCTCCGTCGGCTGCGGCTCGGTCAGCCTGTGCCAGCAGTTGATCCAGATCACGTCGTCGGTGGGCGACGAAGTGGTGTTCGGGTGGCGCAGCTTCGAGATCTACCCGCTGCAGGTCCGCACCGCGGGCGCCACCCCGGTGCAGGTTCCGCTGCGCGACCACACCCACGACCTCGACGCGATGCTGGCCGCCGTCACCGACCGCACGCGGCTGATCTTCGTGTGCAACCCGAACAACCCGACCAGCACCGTCGTCGACCCCGAGGCGCTGGCCCGGTTCGTCGAGGCCGTCCCGCCGCACATCCTCATCGCGCTCGACGAGGCCTACGTCGAGTACATCCGCGACGACCTGCTGCCCGACAGCTTCGGGCTGGTCCGGTCGCACCCGAATGTCGTGGTGTTGCGGACGTTTTCGAAGGCCTACGGGCTGGCCGGGCTGCGCATCGGATACGCCGTGGCCGACCCCGACATCGTCACCGCGCTGGGCAAGGTCTACGTCCCGTTCTCCGCGACCACCGTGTCGCAGGCCGCCGCGATCGCTTCCATCGACGCCGCGGACGAACTGCTCGCCCGCACCGACGAGGTCGTCGCCGAACGCACCCGCGTCACCGCCGCGCTGCGGGACGCCGGGTTCACGCTGCCCCCGTCGCAGGCCAACTTCGTCTGGTTGCCACTGGCCGAGCGCACCCTCGACTTCGTCCGCCGTGCAGCCGAGAACCGGTTGGTGGTACGGCCCTACGGTGAGGACGGCGTGCGCGTCACCGTCGCCGCACCACACGAGAACGACGCGTTTCTCGACTTCGCCTGCAACTGGATTGGAGACCGATGA
- a CDS encoding tyrosine-type recombinase/integrase, with product MPRQRMKPGEHGRIAERSSGGRFFATTYVRDADGKRRRVERSSNKSIEDARRLLQRHLAHRRTPLSGQAITERTTLAEIFELWIEAKAAEDGISQQTADQYRAVWEKHGLQQLGALTVTELPTSRANAHLKLMGATTQATRLRMVLRGMFTLAVGFDVVGVNPIREAKVTKTSSISPRAATADEFHQVRAAVRAYAERQGSGPQPGRLLLPFVDLLVATGGRPNEVLALRWSDVDLSSDPPTVTITGTLIDHGRIAGMPLHRQDLRKGGAPEHTVVLPQFGVDALLTLKEDGAAADGPVFANRLGGWMSLTNMRRALRAALPDSLAWITPHSFRRTVATVVRDAHGPALAQQQLSHAKLDTTEKHYLQRQTRGPDVRETLEAFVGET from the coding sequence ATGCCTAGACAGCGAATGAAGCCCGGCGAGCACGGCCGCATCGCTGAGAGGTCCAGCGGCGGGCGATTCTTCGCGACAACGTACGTACGTGATGCCGACGGCAAGCGCCGTCGAGTAGAGCGGTCAAGTAATAAGTCCATCGAGGACGCGCGCCGTCTTCTGCAGCGACATCTCGCTCATCGCCGAACACCCCTGTCTGGGCAAGCGATCACGGAGCGGACGACTCTCGCCGAGATCTTCGAGCTCTGGATCGAGGCGAAGGCAGCCGAGGACGGGATCAGCCAGCAGACCGCCGATCAATACAGGGCGGTCTGGGAGAAGCATGGCCTTCAACAGCTCGGCGCGCTCACCGTCACAGAGCTGCCGACCAGTCGAGCCAATGCCCACCTCAAGCTGATGGGCGCTACTACTCAGGCCACGCGCCTCCGAATGGTCCTGCGCGGAATGTTCACACTCGCGGTGGGATTCGATGTTGTCGGCGTCAACCCGATCAGGGAAGCGAAGGTCACTAAGACCTCGTCGATCTCTCCCCGGGCGGCCACGGCGGACGAATTTCATCAGGTTCGGGCAGCGGTGCGCGCCTACGCGGAACGTCAGGGGTCCGGACCGCAACCGGGTCGCCTACTACTGCCGTTCGTCGATCTCCTGGTGGCCACCGGCGGCCGGCCGAACGAGGTGTTGGCCCTGCGGTGGTCCGACGTAGATCTCAGCAGCGATCCTCCCACCGTTACCATCACGGGCACCTTGATCGATCACGGTCGCATCGCGGGCATGCCGCTACACCGACAGGATCTCCGCAAGGGTGGGGCGCCGGAGCACACGGTGGTGCTCCCCCAGTTCGGCGTCGACGCTCTGCTGACACTGAAAGAGGATGGAGCTGCTGCGGACGGACCGGTATTCGCGAACCGTCTGGGCGGGTGGATGTCTCTGACGAACATGCGTCGGGCTCTGCGCGCAGCGCTTCCTGACAGCCTCGCCTGGATCACGCCGCACTCGTTTCGACGGACGGTTGCCACTGTCGTGCGGGATGCTCACGGGCCTGCGTTGGCGCAACAGCAACTGTCACACGCGAAGCTGGACACGACCGAGAAGCACTATTTGCAGCGCCAGACCCGCGGCCCCGACGTACGGGAAACGCTGGAAGCCTTCGTCGGCGAGACGTGA
- a CDS encoding excisionase family DNA-binding protein: MSAPLADRANAQLHGVESVMVRLGVGRSKVFELMASGELRSVRVGRRRLVSEAAINEFINKIDDGAA; the protein is encoded by the coding sequence ATGTCAGCACCTCTGGCGGACCGAGCCAACGCTCAGTTGCACGGCGTGGAATCGGTGATGGTCAGGCTCGGCGTAGGGAGAAGCAAGGTCTTCGAACTCATGGCCAGCGGCGAATTGCGCAGTGTGAGAGTTGGCCGTAGACGGCTGGTCTCGGAGGCAGCCATCAATGAGTTCATCAACAAGATCGACGACGGCGCTGCCTGA
- a CDS encoding DUF2742 domain-containing protein, producing MTVDRNSESANTDEETPASTGGGTPASRQVNWFETFRYASRIAAEHGVVLNHRALPVAGTLQWCGMADNDARKLLSLILGGVREALTNDARQEAIADAGREISTAAPWSRIAQQQLERARWEEAHPWARQYGKGDAA from the coding sequence GTGACCGTTGACCGTAATAGCGAATCAGCTAATACCGACGAGGAGACCCCCGCCAGCACCGGCGGGGGCACTCCCGCGTCCCGACAGGTCAATTGGTTTGAGACCTTCCGGTACGCCAGCAGGATCGCCGCCGAGCACGGTGTCGTACTCAATCATCGTGCTCTTCCCGTCGCGGGGACGTTGCAGTGGTGCGGCATGGCAGACAACGACGCGCGCAAGTTGTTGTCGCTCATCCTCGGCGGTGTCCGGGAGGCTCTGACCAACGACGCCCGCCAGGAAGCGATTGCCGACGCCGGACGCGAGATCTCGACCGCCGCGCCCTGGTCCCGGATCGCTCAACAACAACTCGAACGTGCCCGGTGGGAAGAAGCGCACCCCTGGGCACGTCAGTACGGAAAGGGCGACGCCGCCTGA
- a CDS encoding phage tail protein, whose translation MASIADIFVSVIPETSRVASGVREVFRDIDREAYQAGQRWGREMERGMGRPRIGADTRPGERDVDEFKRKVDKTRASVKVDVDKSGFDAAATSLRNLSTNYKAVGLASAAIASPTAIAGTVSVVSQLSGVLGLIPAAAGAAGLAIGSLKVATAGFSDAVKEVRDPEKFAEAIGKLSPNAQQAATAIQGMLPALDQLKFTVQDAFFAGFGQQLQQLSSSYLPMFQTTMSKIAASANSAMTEVSQQLQTPAMQGDIATMGGVMAVAFDKLSGALAPIVSSFVDIGLVGSGFLPQLADGAARAAEAFSQFVGEARASGDMQAWIEGGIAGFKQLGDIIGNIGGILGGFASAAPEGGGPLGMLQSLTQVANDFVNSPAGQGALTSWMTALRDTMSALAPAAGAFLQAIAPIGGIVGTALVTTVEAIAPALTSWFNAMQPVVQQLSGALTPVVQALGPVLEQMASVLAGQMVSGIQTILPVLIPFVQQWGQALTSIMPLLPSLLQLAMSALPMVQQAVAVILPPMTQWMSLMANLGNLVIPPLNAAITTMSTVWQASFGTMQNVVSTAWNVMQPVFNAIKTAIDGLLGPLDEIIGLASRLPGVQSAIGTIKGVAGAATTPGAIPGATTIPGLPAASTKPAGTYRTRDGQIRTIPRGTAPIAPIAGVPTTQLPIPPVSTYVAPVTSSGGGSGSSTASKPQFSDANLVPNAARLNDLIAEQFPQIREIGGYRANGGGSNDHPSGRALDIMIPDWDTPEGKALGDQINQWLHQNSDQLGIDSTIWQDFWAPVTGGGKRLGRQGANEGHYNHIHAKVSDKPASGTYTSPLSATYPDTTEYTAYDPMGSTYDTTGDKSLRDAQQKVDDKSFAIEQAQRKLDELPGDASGSQRAQRERALANAKREHADALEDLAAAQGKYNEKAAADPSAKGGNSDFKSLGSDLVSGMFEVLGIGDIFKDPTQFGLFKIAKAVMGLDINTGAAGGEGSGMFPGGGGGGGGLTSLLSNIPGAMGALNIAGSPDAPTPFMPSMPQAGGGGVVLPGNMMASPFSPTGANSAAGPGNQPQIDQSVTINGARFGYSQTQVQDQIRNTHLSQARVPLRTLPTQ comes from the coding sequence GTGGCCTCAATCGCGGACATTTTTGTCAGTGTCATACCGGAGACCAGTCGGGTCGCCAGCGGTGTCCGCGAGGTGTTCCGCGATATCGACCGCGAGGCGTATCAGGCGGGGCAGCGGTGGGGGCGCGAGATGGAGCGCGGCATGGGCCGTCCCCGGATCGGGGCCGATACCCGCCCAGGCGAACGTGACGTCGATGAGTTCAAACGGAAGGTCGACAAGACCCGCGCTTCGGTCAAAGTCGATGTCGATAAATCCGGGTTCGACGCGGCGGCCACGTCGCTGCGGAACTTGTCTACGAACTACAAAGCCGTCGGGCTTGCCAGCGCGGCCATTGCTTCGCCCACGGCGATCGCGGGCACCGTTTCGGTGGTGTCCCAACTGTCTGGCGTCCTCGGTCTGATTCCGGCCGCTGCGGGTGCAGCCGGGTTGGCGATCGGATCGCTCAAGGTCGCCACCGCAGGTTTCAGCGATGCGGTCAAAGAGGTCCGTGACCCAGAGAAGTTCGCCGAGGCGATCGGCAAGCTGTCACCGAACGCACAGCAGGCCGCCACCGCCATTCAGGGGATGCTGCCCGCGCTCGACCAACTCAAGTTCACCGTCCAAGACGCGTTCTTCGCCGGGTTCGGGCAGCAGTTGCAGCAGTTGTCCTCGAGCTATCTGCCGATGTTCCAGACCACCATGAGCAAAATCGCGGCGTCGGCCAACAGTGCGATGACCGAGGTGTCGCAGCAGTTGCAAACCCCGGCGATGCAGGGCGACATCGCGACGATGGGCGGCGTCATGGCCGTCGCGTTCGACAAACTCTCCGGGGCGCTCGCACCGATCGTGTCGTCGTTCGTGGACATCGGCCTGGTGGGTTCGGGGTTCCTGCCGCAACTCGCGGACGGCGCCGCCCGTGCGGCTGAAGCGTTCTCGCAGTTCGTCGGCGAGGCCCGCGCCTCGGGGGACATGCAAGCGTGGATCGAAGGTGGCATCGCCGGGTTCAAGCAACTGGGCGACATCATCGGCAACATCGGTGGGATCCTCGGTGGCTTCGCGTCTGCAGCCCCCGAAGGTGGTGGGCCGCTGGGGATGCTGCAGAGCCTCACCCAGGTCGCCAACGATTTCGTCAACTCCCCGGCAGGTCAGGGTGCGCTGACCTCGTGGATGACGGCCCTGCGGGACACCATGTCTGCGCTCGCCCCCGCAGCCGGCGCGTTCCTTCAGGCCATCGCCCCCATCGGCGGGATAGTCGGCACCGCGCTCGTCACCACCGTGGAGGCCATCGCCCCGGCGCTCACGTCGTGGTTCAACGCCATGCAACCGGTCGTGCAGCAGCTCTCGGGCGCGTTGACGCCGGTCGTCCAGGCCCTCGGCCCCGTCCTCGAGCAGATGGCCAGCGTCCTTGCCGGGCAGATGGTTTCGGGCATTCAAACCATCTTGCCCGTCCTGATTCCGTTCGTGCAGCAGTGGGGTCAGGCGCTGACCTCGATCATGCCGCTGTTGCCGTCACTGCTGCAGCTAGCCATGAGCGCGCTACCCATGGTGCAGCAGGCCGTCGCGGTCATCCTGCCCCCGATGACGCAGTGGATGAGTTTGATGGCCAACCTCGGCAACCTGGTCATCCCTCCGTTGAATGCAGCCATCACCACCATGTCGACGGTGTGGCAGGCCAGCTTCGGCACGATGCAGAACGTGGTGTCCACCGCGTGGAACGTCATGCAACCGGTGTTCAACGCCATCAAAACCGCGATCGACGGATTGTTGGGCCCGCTCGACGAGATCATCGGACTCGCTAGCCGGCTGCCCGGTGTGCAGTCCGCTATCGGCACCATCAAAGGCGTAGCGGGAGCGGCCACAACACCAGGCGCCATCCCCGGCGCAACCACCATTCCGGGACTCCCGGCCGCCTCCACCAAGCCGGCGGGTACCTACCGCACCCGCGACGGACAGATCAGGACCATTCCCCGCGGCACCGCGCCCATCGCCCCCATCGCCGGTGTCCCGACGACGCAGTTGCCGATCCCGCCGGTGTCGACGTACGTCGCGCCGGTGACCAGTTCGGGCGGAGGCAGCGGCTCGTCGACCGCTTCGAAGCCTCAGTTCAGTGACGCCAACCTGGTGCCGAACGCGGCCCGCCTCAACGACCTCATCGCCGAGCAGTTCCCGCAGATCCGCGAGATCGGCGGCTACCGCGCGAATGGCGGCGGGTCCAACGACCACCCCTCCGGCCGCGCACTGGACATCATGATCCCCGACTGGGACACCCCCGAAGGCAAGGCCCTCGGCGACCAGATCAACCAGTGGCTGCACCAGAACTCTGATCAGTTGGGTATCGACTCCACCATCTGGCAGGACTTCTGGGCACCCGTCACCGGAGGCGGTAAGCGCCTCGGCCGCCAAGGCGCCAACGAAGGCCACTACAACCACATCCACGCCAAGGTCAGCGACAAGCCCGCAAGCGGCACCTACACCTCGCCGCTGTCGGCGACGTACCCCGACACCACCGAATACACCGCCTACGACCCGATGGGCTCCACCTACGACACCACCGGAGATAAGTCGCTTCGCGACGCACAGCAGAAGGTGGACGACAAGTCCTTCGCCATCGAGCAGGCGCAACGCAAACTCGACGAACTCCCCGGCGACGCCAGCGGCTCGCAGCGCGCCCAACGGGAACGCGCACTCGCCAACGCCAAACGCGAACACGCTGATGCCCTCGAAGATCTCGCTGCCGCGCAGGGGAAGTACAACGAGAAGGCCGCTGCTGACCCGAGCGCGAAGGGCGGGAATTCGGACTTCAAGAGCCTTGGCTCCGACCTCGTCTCCGGGATGTTCGAAGTCCTCGGCATCGGGGACATCTTCAAAGACCCCACCCAGTTCGGCCTGTTCAAGATCGCCAAAGCCGTCATGGGTCTCGACATCAACACCGGAGCGGCCGGCGGCGAAGGCAGCGGCATGTTCCCCGGCGGCGGCGGTGGCGGTGGGGGATTGACGAGCCTGTTGTCCAACATCCCCGGAGCTATGGGCGCACTCAACATCGCCGGAAGCCCCGACGCCCCCACACCCTTCATGCCCTCCATGCCCCAAGCAGGCGGAGGCGGAGTCGTCCTGCCCGGCAACATGATGGCCTCACCGTTCAGCCCCACCGGCGCCAACAGCGCAGCCGGGCCAGGCAACCAACCACAGATCGACCAAAGCGTCACCATCAACGGCGCCCGCTTCGGCTACTCCCAAACCCAAGTCCAAGACCAGATCCGCAACACCCACCTATCCCAAGCCCGCGTGCCCCTCCGCACCCTGCCCACCCAGTAG
- a CDS encoding GGDEF domain-containing protein translates to MYRLSSLAGADGRVLGRQRVRLLRIYLGATTFLYLYGVVFTIFPVRTDIAYANPVGGIVAIVLGVAALTYLAVRPERLMPATLAAIAATPVVMAFHVTITAEYVCLIGPMFLAMYLRAFHPPRQAWLLIASLTMACLVAVGAAPAPHVGVITFLIMVVAIVGAAESFGLLMRAMFTAACTDPLTGLLNRAGWEIGTADVVARCRSGSATVSVVALDIDGLKAINDTYGHLAGDRHITECARQWRRAAPRGAVLARLGGDEFAACIAGADDGTVAEFVREIEVRTPGVSVGTASRPCRAAGVADLYAEADAAMYRGRGRPVRDDAEPR, encoded by the coding sequence ATGTATCGCCTCAGTTCGCTCGCCGGTGCGGACGGCCGTGTCTTGGGCAGGCAGCGCGTCCGGCTGCTGCGGATCTACCTGGGCGCGACGACATTCCTCTATCTGTACGGCGTCGTGTTCACGATCTTCCCGGTGCGCACCGACATCGCGTATGCGAACCCCGTCGGGGGGATCGTCGCGATCGTCCTCGGGGTGGCGGCGCTGACGTATCTGGCGGTCAGACCGGAGCGGCTGATGCCGGCGACCCTCGCCGCGATCGCGGCCACCCCCGTGGTGATGGCCTTCCACGTCACGATCACCGCCGAGTACGTCTGCTTGATCGGCCCGATGTTCCTGGCGATGTATCTACGGGCGTTCCACCCGCCGCGCCAGGCATGGCTGTTGATCGCTTCGCTCACCATGGCGTGCCTGGTCGCGGTCGGCGCGGCCCCGGCGCCGCACGTGGGCGTCATCACCTTCCTCATCATGGTCGTGGCGATCGTCGGGGCGGCCGAATCGTTCGGGCTGCTCATGCGGGCGATGTTCACCGCGGCGTGCACCGATCCGCTGACCGGTCTGCTCAACCGCGCGGGGTGGGAGATCGGGACGGCCGACGTCGTGGCGCGGTGCCGCTCGGGTTCGGCGACCGTGTCGGTCGTCGCGCTGGACATCGACGGTCTCAAGGCCATCAACGACACCTACGGTCACCTCGCCGGCGACCGCCACATCACCGAGTGCGCTCGTCAGTGGAGGCGGGCCGCGCCAAGGGGCGCGGTGTTGGCGCGGCTCGGCGGCGACGAGTTCGCCGCCTGCATCGCCGGTGCCGATGACGGCACGGTGGCGGAGTTCGTGCGCGAGATCGAGGTGCGCACGCCCGGGGTGAGTGTGGGCACGGCCAGCCGGCCCTGCCGCGCGGCCGGCGTGGCCGACCTGTATGCCGAAGCCGACGCCGCGATGTACCGCGGCCGCGGCCGGCCGGTGCGCGACGACGCCGAGCCCCGGTGA
- a CDS encoding cutinase family protein → MRVRQIGRFIGAVALTTWAAMVGVAAPSASAQPCPDVEVVFARGTGEAVGVGGVGQSFVDALRAQAAPRTVNVYAVNYAASNNFDARDELARTVVDGIRDAGSRVQTIANTCPNTRIVLGGFSQGAVVAGFVTSSTVPEAVPAAYRNSVPQPLAAEVSEHVAAVTLFGLPSPQWLGTYGAPPVVIGPLYQPKTLELCADGDTICNGAPGGQPSIAHALYGVNGMTQQAASYAVGRL, encoded by the coding sequence ATGAGAGTTCGCCAGATCGGTCGCTTCATCGGTGCGGTGGCGTTGACCACCTGGGCCGCGATGGTCGGTGTGGCCGCCCCGTCGGCGTCCGCGCAACCGTGTCCCGACGTCGAGGTGGTCTTCGCCCGCGGCACCGGCGAGGCGGTGGGTGTGGGGGGCGTCGGCCAGTCGTTCGTCGACGCGCTGCGCGCGCAGGCCGCGCCCCGGACCGTGAACGTCTATGCGGTCAACTACGCGGCCTCCAACAACTTCGACGCCCGCGACGAGCTGGCCAGGACCGTCGTCGACGGGATCCGGGACGCCGGCAGCCGCGTCCAGACCATCGCCAACACGTGCCCGAACACCCGGATCGTGCTGGGCGGTTTCTCCCAGGGCGCGGTCGTCGCCGGCTTCGTGACCTCGTCCACGGTCCCGGAAGCGGTGCCTGCCGCATACCGGAACTCCGTGCCCCAGCCGCTGGCCGCCGAGGTCTCCGAGCACGTCGCGGCGGTCACGCTGTTCGGCCTGCCGTCACCGCAGTGGCTCGGCACCTACGGCGCCCCGCCGGTCGTCATCGGGCCGCTCTACCAGCCCAAGACCCTCGAACTGTGCGCCGACGGCGACACCATCTGCAACGGCGCACCCGGCGGACAGCCGAGCATCGCGCACGCCCTGTACGGCGTGAACGGGATGACGCAGCAGGCCGCCAGCTACGCGGTGGGCCGCCTGTAA